A part of Oncorhynchus kisutch isolate 150728-3 unplaced genomic scaffold, Okis_V2 scaffold918, whole genome shotgun sequence genomic DNA contains:
- the LOC109884443 gene encoding zinc finger protein 41-like translates to MSKLQLFRVFLNERLTAAALEIFGVVEETVADYQEENDRLRRLLRVTPEIKRCRIDYLQLSVSEEGVLPDQQHCEQEWSPSLGQENPELPQIKEEQEELRTSQEEDQLQGLEADIIEFKFTPSCVKNECDQEDPLQSLTLPQTQTVENRESDPKQVVLTPFVTVTHLKGLNIPCDPPDNQNNASSHSSAVSRNPVGLDSSPPLDPSPSLDPNPLMGEHCFKPSTMSRKTHHCRDCGEMFALKADLKSHVTLAMQRPSECRVCRKHYNSSCKLTAHVRLCRGRKPCTSPVCSKNFKLKADLSKHMRIHTGEKSFSCGDCGKRFNRKGNLTDHIPIHTGEKAFSCADCGKRFSQKGTLRKHRLTHTGEKQFICGDCGKSFYQRGDLSRHIRTHTGEKLFICGDCGKSFNLKGNLKKHELTHTEDKPFSCADCGKRFNHKSNLLTHVKNIHKGGKQEEMLRNCLVTRLE, encoded by the exons ATGTCTAAACTACAATTGTTTCGTGTGTTTTTAAATGAGCGTTTAACAGCGGCAGCTTTGGAGATTTTCGGGGTAGTTGAAGAAACGGTAGCGGACTACCAGGAGGAGAATGATCGGCTACGGAGACTGCTGCGGGTCACACCGGAGATAAAACGATGCAGAATAG aCTACctgcagctctctgtctctgaggaggGGGTTCTCCCTGATCAGCAGCACTGTGAGCAGGAGTGGAGCCCCAGTCTGGGGCAGGAGAACCCAGAGCTTCcacagattaaagaggaacaggaggaactcAGGACCAGTCAGGAGGAAGACCAGCTTCAAGGGCTGGAGGCTGATATCATAGAGTTCAAATTCACTCCTTCCTGTGTGAAAAATGAATGTGATCAGGAGGACCCACTTCAGTCCTTGACTCTTCCCCAAACCCAGActgtggagaacagagagagtgatcCTAAACAAGTGGTTCTCACACCTTTTGTTACTGTGACCCACCTTAAGGGTCTCAACATTCCCTGTGACCCTCCAGATAATCAAAACAATGCCTCCAGCCACAGCTCAGCCGTAAGCAGAAACCCAGTAGGACTTGACAGCAGCCCACCATTGGATCCCAGCCCATCATTGGATCCAAACCCATTGATGGGGGAACACTGTTTCAAACCCAGCACCATGTCTAGAAAAACTCACCACTGCCGTGACTGTGGTGAAATGTTTGCTCTGAAAGCTGACCTGAAGAGTCATGTGACTCTCGCCATGCAGAGACCCAGCGAATGCCGCGTCTGCAGAAAACACTACAACTCCAGCTGTAAACTGACGGCCCATGTCCGACTCTGTCGCGGCAGGAAACCCTGCACCAGCCCTGTTTGTAGCAAGAACTTCAAACTCAAAGCAGATCTGTCCAAGCACATGAggattcacacaggggagaaatcatTTAGTTGTGGAGACTGTGGGAAGCGCTTCAATCGCAAGGGGAACCTTACTGATCATATTccgattcacacaggagagaaagcaTTTAGCTGTGCTGACTGCGGAAAAAGATTCAGTCAGAAGGGGACCCTACGGAAGCATAgactgactcacacaggagagaaacaatTTATCTGTGgagactgtgggaaaagcttctATCAGAGAGGGGACCTAAGTAGGCATATacggactcacacaggagagaaacttTTTATAtgtggtgactgtgggaaaagcttcaatTTGAAGGGGAACCTAAAGAAGCATGAACTGACTCACACAGAAGATAAACCATTTAGCTGTGCTGACTGTGGGAAACGTTTCAATCACAAGTCTAACTTACTGACGCATGTTAAAAACATCCACAAAGGAGGAAAACAGGAGGAAATGTTAAGGAACTGTTTAGTCACAAGATTAGAATAA